In one window of Brenneria goodwinii DNA:
- a CDS encoding LysR family transcriptional regulator, translating into MNNTMRRLDLNLLVTLDALLIEHNVTRAAERLHLSQPTVSVQLARLREFFGDPLLLPGPRGMRPTARADELREPLRQALAAVEQAVAPSNHFDPAQATHTWRVAAFDYGEFTILQPALAGLRAAAPGTRLAIVQSVPSQVARKAEQGDIDLAFLIGSEASPDLHRRSMFTERYVLAGRAGHPRLTRRPSLAQFCKLDHVIVSPDGGGFHGVTDTELAKRGMTRRVVLSVPHFLFLGAVLASTDLVAMVPSRLVRGNTVLQVVEPPLDVPGFEMLMLWPERVHRDPAHQWLRERIASSV; encoded by the coding sequence ATGAATAATACCATGAGGCGTCTTGACCTGAATCTGCTCGTTACGCTTGACGCCTTGCTGATCGAGCACAACGTGACTCGCGCCGCCGAGCGCCTGCATCTTTCGCAGCCTACTGTGAGCGTGCAGCTTGCCCGGCTGCGCGAGTTTTTCGGCGATCCGCTGTTGCTGCCCGGTCCTCGCGGCATGCGGCCAACGGCCCGCGCCGACGAACTACGCGAACCGTTACGGCAGGCATTGGCCGCGGTGGAACAGGCGGTAGCCCCCTCCAATCATTTCGATCCGGCTCAGGCCACCCATACCTGGCGCGTTGCGGCCTTTGACTACGGCGAGTTTACGATCCTGCAGCCCGCATTGGCGGGGCTGCGCGCAGCTGCGCCAGGGACACGCCTGGCCATCGTCCAGAGCGTTCCTTCGCAAGTGGCGAGGAAAGCGGAGCAAGGAGACATCGATCTGGCCTTCCTCATTGGTTCCGAGGCGTCGCCAGATCTGCATCGCAGGTCGATGTTCACGGAACGTTATGTCTTGGCCGGCCGCGCTGGACATCCTCGTTTGACACGCCGTCCAAGCCTGGCGCAGTTCTGCAAGCTCGACCATGTCATTGTGTCGCCGGACGGCGGCGGATTTCATGGCGTTACGGATACGGAACTTGCCAAGCGGGGTATGACGCGCCGCGTCGTTTTATCCGTGCCGCATTTCCTATTTCTTGGCGCGGTACTGGCGAGCACCGATCTGGTAGCGATGGTGCCGTCCCGGTTAGTGCGCGGCAATACCGTGTTGCAAGTGGTCGAGCCGCCCCTCGACGTTCCCGGCTTCGAGATGCTCATGCTCTGGCCTGAGCGGGTTCATCGCGACCCTGCGCATCAATGGTTGCGGGAACGTATCGCAAGCTCGGTATAA
- a CDS encoding HMA2 domain-containing protein: MESEELSGLMMLRRFVTVEHHIPGRIRLRFTNRLIPSLGKGKLEKLEALCHPDNTLRSYSLNTHTGSLLLEYDAKQINPAVLTQLFGADDIAAQHALEQLVQSLSPSS, from the coding sequence ATGGAGTCAGAAGAGTTAAGCGGACTGATGATGTTACGTCGTTTTGTTACGGTGGAACATCACATACCGGGTCGTATACGTTTACGTTTCACTAACCGGTTGATTCCCAGTCTTGGCAAGGGAAAGCTGGAGAAACTTGAGGCGTTATGCCACCCCGACAATACGTTGCGCAGCTACAGTCTCAATACACATACCGGAAGTTTGCTGCTGGAATATGACGCGAAGCAAATCAATCCGGCGGTGCTGACGCAGCTTTTTGGCGCGGATGATATCGCGGCCCAGCACGCGTTGGAACAGCTGGTTCAGTCGCTCTCGCCGTCATCCTAA
- a CDS encoding NAD(P)H-dependent oxidoreductase — MKILLVHAHPEQTSVTHQLAEIASQVLKDQGHEVMQSDLYAMGWKAVFDAQDFPKRVNQDRLSFIEESEHAFSNGCQTPDVADEQRKLLAADAVILHFPLWWFSMPAIMKGWVDRVWAYGLAYGYQGAGNAYRYGEGGFAGKRALLAVSVGGPAIDYSPRGINGPLEQLLFPITHGTLFFSGMQVLPTFAVYKAAGLDAKGMAEAAAAWRSRVERLFEDAPVAFRPQNGGDYQDRHVLAGHVAPNQTGLMAHIADASPPAASQ; from the coding sequence ATGAAAATTCTTCTTGTCCATGCTCACCCCGAGCAGACGTCCGTAACGCATCAACTGGCCGAGATCGCTTCCCAGGTACTGAAGGATCAGGGCCACGAGGTGATGCAATCTGATCTGTACGCCATGGGATGGAAGGCGGTGTTCGATGCCCAGGACTTTCCTAAGCGGGTCAATCAGGATCGCCTGTCTTTCATTGAAGAGTCGGAGCATGCGTTCTCCAACGGTTGCCAGACGCCCGACGTCGCGGATGAACAACGCAAGCTCCTGGCGGCCGACGCGGTGATCCTGCATTTCCCGCTATGGTGGTTCAGCATGCCGGCGATCATGAAGGGCTGGGTGGACAGGGTGTGGGCCTACGGCCTGGCCTATGGCTACCAAGGCGCCGGCAACGCCTATCGTTACGGCGAGGGCGGCTTTGCAGGAAAGCGGGCGCTGCTGGCAGTCTCTGTCGGCGGGCCGGCGATCGACTACTCGCCTCGCGGTATTAACGGGCCATTAGAGCAACTGCTTTTTCCCATCACGCACGGCACGCTGTTCTTTTCTGGTATGCAGGTACTGCCCACCTTCGCGGTCTATAAGGCTGCGGGACTCGACGCCAAAGGCATGGCCGAAGCCGCTGCGGCCTGGCGCAGCCGAGTGGAACGGCTGTTCGAGGACGCACCGGTTGCATTCCGTCCGCAGAACGGCGGCGACTATCAGGATCGCCATGTGCTGGCCGGCCATGTCGCGCCGAACCAAACGGGTTTGATGGCTCACATCGCCGATGCCTCTCCGCCCGCCGCAAGTCAGTGA
- a CDS encoding alpha/beta fold hydrolase has protein sequence MADSFELAIGNKQWQASRLTMPVLIIRSERDFWSRPEDADALAQEAPNAQTLTIPAATHFVHLDRDEAGRGRFLSAVSRFLMPEDDERE, from the coding sequence ATGGCCGACAGCTTTGAACTGGCGATAGGCAACAAACAGTGGCAGGCGTCACGCCTTACCATGCCGGTGCTGATTATCCGCTCAGAGAGAGATTTCTGGAGCCGCCCGGAAGATGCCGACGCGCTGGCGCAAGAAGCGCCCAACGCACAGACGCTGACCATCCCGGCGGCCACGCACTTCGTCCACCTCGATCGGGACGAGGCCGGAAGAGGCCGGTTTCTGTCAGCCGTCAGCCGATTTCTGATGCCCGAAGACGATGAACGGGAGTGA